A portion of the Candidatus Woesearchaeota archaeon genome contains these proteins:
- a CDS encoding Lrp/AsnC family transcriptional regulator yields the protein MNQYIDKKDLEIISCLRNNARTPLTTISKTTKVPISTIHDKLKLQKIHALKKNVALIDFNKIGFNCITKIFVKTEKETKLKLRQHLLNHTNVNSLFQVNNGFDYFCEGIFKNLREVEEFIDELDNKFTIKDKQVYYVLEEISRENFLSNPDHIYTALRN from the coding sequence ATGAATCAATATATTGATAAAAAAGATTTAGAAATCATTAGTTGTTTACGAAATAATGCAAGAACTCCACTTACAACAATAAGCAAAACCACAAAGGTCCCAATATCAACTATCCACGACAAACTTAAACTTCAAAAAATCCATGCGTTAAAAAAGAATGTTGCTTTAATTGATTTTAATAAAATTGGATTTAATTGTATCACAAAAATTTTTGTAAAAACCGAAAAAGAGACTAAACTAAAACTTAGACAACATCTTTTAAACCACACAAATGTTAATAGTTTATTTCAAGTCAATAATGGATTTGATTATTTTTGTGAAGGAATCTTCAAAAATTTAAGAGAGGTTGAAGAATTCATTGACGAATTAGATAATAAATTCACAATTAAAGATAAACAAGTTTATTATGTTTTAGAAGAAATAAGTCGAGAAAACTTTTTATCAAATCCAGATCATATCTACACTGCACTCAGAAATTAA